In a single window of the Nilaparvata lugens isolate BPH chromosome 1, ASM1435652v1, whole genome shotgun sequence genome:
- the LOC120350479 gene encoding uncharacterized protein LOC120350479, translated as MDRQEVYKFNPKVQDYKDVRREDLVERRKSKRQDFLDQRRDYTEETKENQGDSQAGIPKGKQTRSVLLQKWKEEHRKNVEKKVKKPFVVGVVRHNAASPMFLPLPPLREVRRTSKAQVIRPQDTPTPATTHHQNAAVYCFGRQKPTEHKFEVSNSD; from the exons ATGGATCGTCAAGAAGTTTACAAATTCAATCCAAAAGTTCAAGATTATAAAGACGTTAGACGGGAAGATCTAGTTGAACGACGCAAAAGTAAACGCCAAGATTTCTTGGACCAGAGAAGAGACTATACTGAAGAAACTAAAGAAAACCAAG GAGATTCGCAAGCTGGCATCCCTAAAGGGAAACAAACCAGAAGTGTTCTTCTTCAGAAGTGGAAAGAAGAACACCGGAAAAATGTggagaaaaaagtgaaaaaaccTTTCGTGGTAGGAGTGGTCAGACACAATGCTGCATCGCCAATGTTCCTCCCTCTACCCCCTCTCAGGGAGGTGAGGCGAACGTCAAAAGCTCAAGTGATCAGGCCTCAAGACACCCCCACCCCCGCCACCACCCATCACCAAAATGCGGCGGTGTATTGCTTCGGACGACAGAAGCCCACTGAACATAAG TTTGAAGTGTCCAATAGTGATTGA
- the LOC120351012 gene encoding disks large-associated protein 5-like — protein sequence MLRVLRRPEASGVSAVKQNPIATQKKTAKENTAPVEKRLTRAMTAAKGTGQQKKSPTKKTVAIKVNEPSTSKANASSRKPRERPESNTSKLRRSSRKTRVAFEEDHDTNEMKTPEKRRIKQKIVPTPAVLRDSNKEPSTSKLRISSRKTRVAIFVDDHDNEEIKTPQVSRSMKNRVRTPAVKSNEDEEALEAMETDSNECAVNSTKGAQEFYGNLERESDLLLKCCDRWSKPAFTELVPQEVSDEIDSTVGQARLLVSDKFQQFKHLIQRFEEGSQPPVTAQDLHGFWDMIYIQVDKMKERFDQLTELKNCNWQKKTEQVVAKKRVASKPKAVKPVVKSRFQEFMAKKKMKNTKKSCDSQNVTPNKESQSNTGNSLILFIIL from the exons ATGTTGCGTGTTCTTCGCAGGCCTGAAGCAAGTGGAGTATCTGCTGTCAAACAAAATCCGATAGCCACTCAAAAGAAAACTGCGAAAGAAAACACGGCTCCAGTAGAGAAACGTCTCACAAGAGCTATGACGGCAGCAAAAG GAACTGGCCAGCAGAAAAAATCGCCAACGAAGAAAACGGTGGCGATAAAAGTGAACGAGCCCTCTACGTCGAAGGCGAACGCTTCATCAAGAAAGCCGAGAGAACGGCCAGAATCCAATACATCGAAATTGAGAAGATCATCTAGAAAAACGAGAGTAGCATTTGAAGAGGATCATGACACCAATGAAATGAAGACAcctgaaaaaagaagaataaaacaaaagaTTGTTCCAACTCCTGCAGTGTTAAGGGATAGTAACAAGGAGCCCTCTACGTCGAAACTGAGAATATCATCTAGAAAAACGAGAGTGGCTATTTTTGTTGATGATCATGACAatgaagaaattaaaacaccTCAAGTCAGTAGAAGCATGAAAAATCGTGTGCGCACTCCTGCTGTGAAGTCAAATGAAG ATGAAGAAGCACTTGAAGCTATGGAAACAGATTCTAATGAGTGCGCAGTGAACTCGACTAAAGGAGCGCAAGAGTTTTA tgGTAATCTTGAGAGAGAGAGCGATTTGTTGCTGAAGTGCTGTGACAGATGGTCCAAGCCGGCCTTCACAGAGCTTGTGCCTCAAGAGGTGTCGGACGAAATAGACTCAACGGTGGGCCAGGCGCGCCTACTGGTCAGCGACAAATTCCAGCAATTCAAACATCTGATTCAGCGCTTTGAAGAAGGCTCCCAACCGCCAGTCACTGCTCAAGATCTCCATGGCTTCTGGGACATGATTTACATTCAG GTTGACAAAATGAAAGAAAGATTCGATCAACTGactgaattgaaaaattgtaattggCAAAAGAAAACCGAGCAAGTTGTTGCTAAGAAAAGGGTAGCTTCCAAGCCAAAAGCAGTCAAGCCAGTTGTAAAATCTAGATTTCAGGAGTTTATGGCTA agaagaaaatgaaaaacaccAAAAAAAGCTGTGATTCACAGAATGTGACTCCCAATAAAGAATCCCAGTCAAACACAGGTAATTcgttaattttattcattatattatag